From the Malaclemys terrapin pileata isolate rMalTer1 chromosome 13, rMalTer1.hap1, whole genome shotgun sequence genome, one window contains:
- the LOC128847964 gene encoding LOW QUALITY PROTEIN: olfactory receptor 11G2-like (The sequence of the model RefSeq protein was modified relative to this genomic sequence to represent the inferred CDS: inserted 1 base in 1 codon), with amino-acid sequence MSNFILLGFSSLGQLSRTLFCALLSAAYTGTLAGNLCILWAVLQDPHLQRLPMYILLGNFSWLEICYVTATVPRMLSDLVSPGIPISFQACFMQFYFTFSMGATECFFLVAMALDRYLAICHPLHYPVLMCPKLCWALVASCWLSGFLWFIVPVALISQLSFCGSNTLDHFVCDPAPLLAASCTPAPRTEQACYALSSLIIFTIVLFILASYGLVVRAVLRLPSGAKQHKAFSTCTSHLAVVGLXYGSVMVMYVNPAASGDSGKVVTLFYAVGTPLLNPLIYSLKNKEMKEALRRTLLRER; translated from the exons ATGTCCAACTTCATCCTGCTGGGTTTCTCCTCCCTGGGCCAGCTGAGCCGCACTCTCTTCTGTGCCCTTCTCTCCGCCGCCTACACCGGGACACTGGCAGGCAACCTGTGCATTTTGTGGGCCGTGCTGCAGGATCCCCACCTCCAACGCCTGCCTATGTACATCCTGCTGGGGAACTTCTCCTGGCTGGAGATCTGCTATGTCACAGCCACGGTGCCACGGATGCTCTCGGACCTGGTGTCCCCTGGCATCCCCATCTCCTTCCAGGCCTGCTTCATGCAGTTTTACTTCACCTTCTCCATGGGAGCCACTGAATGCTTCTTCCTCGTGGCCATGGCCTTGGATAGGTACCTGGCCATCTGCCACCCCCTGCACTACCCCGTCCTCATGTGCCCCAAACTTTGCTGGGCCCTGGTGGCCTCTTGCTGGCTCTCTGGCTTCCTGTGGTTCATAGTGCCTGTTGCCCTCATCTCCCAGCTCTCTTTCTGTGGCTCCAACACCCTGGATCATTTTGTGTGTGACCCGGCCCCATTactggctgcctcctgcaccccagctccccgGACTGAACAGGCCTGCTATGCCCTGAGTTCCCTCATCATCTTCACCATCGTCCTCTTCATCCTGGCCTCCTATGGGCTAGTCGTCAGGGCAGTGCTGAGGCTGCCCTCAGGGGCCAAGCAACAcaaggccttctccacctgcacctcACACCTGGCTGTCGTGGGCC TTTACGGCTCCGTCATGGTCATGTACGTCAACCCGGCAGCCTCGGGGGACAGCGGGAAGGTAGTGACGCTCTTCTATGCGGTGGGGACCCCGCTGCTCAATCCACTGATCTACAGCCTGAAAAACAAGGAGATGAAGGAGGCTCTGAGGAGGACACTGCTGAGGGAGCGGTAG
- the LOC128847965 gene encoding olfactory receptor 4D5-like, whose protein sequence is MEEGNRSTVTEFVLLGLTKSSELQLLLFVIFLAVYGATVLGNLLIVALVACEPQLHTPMYMLLGNLSFLDFCYSSVTAPNLLAGFLLQAQTISYRGCMAQIFFFHFIGGIKIFLLTIMAYDRYVAIFHPLRYVAIMNQAVCVGLVGASWVGGFIHSIIQVSIIIQLPFCSPHELDNFYCDVPQVVKLACVDTFAVELLMVSNSGLMTLLGFLVLLVSYSVLLAKLSTRSSEGRAKALSTCASHLTVVTLIFGPCIYIYAWAFRSFPMDKAISVLYTVVTPVLNPIIYTLRNKDVQLAVRKLRKLHL, encoded by the coding sequence ATGGAAGAGGGGAACCGCAGCACTGTGACCGAGTTTGTACTCCTGGGACTAACCAAGTCCTCGGAGCTCCAGCTCCTCCTATTTGTCATCTTCCTGGCTGTGTATGGCGCGACGGTGCTGGGCAACCTCCTCATTGTGGCGCTGGTGGCTTGTGAGCCAcagctccacacccccatgtataTGCTGCTGGGGAACCTCTCCTTTCTGGATTTCTGCTACTCCTCTGTCACCGCTCCCAATTTGCTGGCAGGCTTCCTCCTTCAGGCTCAGACCATCTCCTACAGGGGCTGCATGGCCCAGATCTTCTTCTTCCACTTCATCGGGGGCATCAAGATCTTCCTGCTCACCATCATGGCCTACGATCGCTATGTGGCCATATTCCACCCGCTGCGCTACGTGGCCATCATGAaccaggctgtgtgtgtggggctggtggGGGCCTCTTGGGTAGGCGGCTTCATCCACTCCATCATCCAGGTCTCCATCATCATCCAGCTGCCCTTCTGCAGCCCCCACGAGCTGGACAACTTCTACTGTGACGTGCCCCAGGTAGTCAAGCTGGCCTGTGTCGACACCTTTGCTGTGGAGCTGCTGATGGTGTCCAACAGTGGCCTGATGACTCTCCTGGGCTTCCTGGTGCTGCTCGTATCCTACTCTGTCCTCCTGGCCAAGCTAAGCACACGCTCCAGTGAAGGGCGTGCCAAGGCCCTCTCCACCTGCGCCTCCCACCTCACCGTGGTGACCCTGATCTTTGGGCCTTGCATATACATCTATGCCTGGGCCTTCCGCTCCTTCCCCATGGACAAGGCCATCTCTGTTCTCTACACGGTTGTCACCCCAGTGCTGAACCCCATCATCTACACCCTGAGGAACAAGGATGTGCAGCTGGCCGTGAGGAAGCTCAGGAAATTACATTTGTGA